One segment of Triticum aestivum cultivar Chinese Spring chromosome 2A, IWGSC CS RefSeq v2.1, whole genome shotgun sequence DNA contains the following:
- the LOC123188687 gene encoding valine--tRNA ligase, chloroplastic/mitochondrial 2 isoform X1, with protein sequence MALAGPSHLLSSSSTLLRRLNPLLFFAHRRPAWTPRRAAHRFCAAVVSERDVFTSPEVAKSFDFTSEERIYKWWESQGFFKPNFDRGGDPFVIPMPPANVTGSLHMGHAMFVTLEDIMIRYFRMKGRPALWIPGTDHAGIATQLVVEKMLAAEGIKRADLTQEEFTKRVWEWKEKYGSTITNQIKRLGASCDWTRECFTLDDQLSHAVVEAFIRLHEKGLIYQGSYLVNWSPNLQTAVSDLEVEYSEEPGYLYYMKYRVAGGSRDDFMTIATTRPETLFGDVAIAVNPEDERYAKYVGKLAIVPLTFGRHVPIIADRYVDPEFGTGVLKISPGHDQNDYHIARKLGLPILNVMNKDGTLNDVAGLYSGMDRFEAREKLWSDLVETNLAVKKEPYTLRVPRSQRGGEVIEPLISKQWFVTMEPLAERALHAVEKGQLTILPERFEKIYNNWLTNIKDWCISRQLWWGHRIPVWYIVGKKCEEDYVVARNAEEALAKAQEKYGKSVEIYQDPDVLDTWFSSALWPFSTLGWPDVSREDFKHFYPATVLETGHDILFFWVARMVMMGIEFTGTVPFSYVYLHGLIRDSEGRKMSKSLGNVIDPLDTMNEYGTDALRFTLCMGTAGQDINLSTERLTSNKAFTNKLWNAGKFLLQNLPERSDATAWDLLLANKFDTEAALQQLPLPEGWVVTGLHELIDKVSISYEKFYFGDAAREIYDFFWSHFADWYIESSKTRLYHSGDGSATITAQSVLLYVFENILKLLHPFMPFVTEELWQALPYRKDALIVAPWPSTDLPKNLLSIKRFQNLQSLIRGIRNVRAEYSVEPAKRISASVVATADVLEYISKEKQVLALLSKLDAQNINLTESLPGDANQCVHIVADEGLEAYLPLADMVDVSAEVERLSKRLSKLQTDYDTLLARLSSPSFVEKAPENIVRGVREKASEAEEKISLTKNRLTFLQSTVST encoded by the exons ATGGCGCTTGCAGGCCCCTCCCACCTCCTGTCCTCCTCCTCAACCCTCCTCCGCCGTCTCAACCCGCTGCTCTTCTTCGCCCACCGCCGCCCGGCGTGgaccccgcgccgcgccgcccacaGGTTCTGCGCAG CAGTTGTCTCTGAGAGGGATGTGTTCACCTCCCCTGAAGTCGCTAAGTCGTTCGACTTCACCAGCGAGGAGCGGATTTATAAGTG GTGGGAATCTCAAGGATTCTTTAAGCCTAACTTCGACCGTGGAGGCGATCCATTTGTCATTCCTATGCCACCTGCAAATGTGACTGGATCATTGCATATGGGTCATGCTATGTTTGTTACCCTTGAG GATATAATGATAAGGTATTTCCGTATGAAAGGGAGGCCTGCACTTTGGATACCTGGTACCGACCATGCTGGGATTGCAACTCAG TTAGTTGTGGAAAAGATGTTAGCTGCTGAAGGCATCAAAAGAGCAGATCTTACCCAGGAGGAGTTCACTAAAAGAGTTTGGGAGTGGAAAGAGAA GTATGGGAGCACAATCACTAATCAGATTAAGCGGTTGGGTGCATCTTGTGATTGGACCCGTGAATGCTTCACGCTAGATGATCAACTAAGTC ATGCAGTTGTTGAAGCATTCATTAGGCTTCATGAAAAAGGACTTATATATCAAG GATCTTATTTGGTCAACTGGTCTCCTAACCTGCAGACTGCAGTATCTGACTTA GAAGTTGAATACTCTGAAGAACCTGGCTATTTGTACTATATGAAGTATCGTGTTGCTGGTGGATCGAG GGATGATTTTATGACTATTGCGACAACACGACCTGAGACTCTATTTGGTGATGTTGCGATTGCTGTTAACCCAGAG GATGAGCGCTATGCAAAATATGTTGGAAAATTGGCTATTGTACCCTTGACATTTGGGAGACATGTTCCTATCATTGCTGATCGG TACGTTGATCCAGAATTCGGAACAGGGGTGCTGAAGATTAGCCCTGGACATGATCAGAATGATTATCATATTGCTCGAAAGCTTGGGCTGCCAATTCTTAATGTTATGAACAAAGATGGCACATTAAATGATGTTGCTGGATTATACAG TGGTATGGATCGTTTTGAGGCACGAGAGAAGCTGTGGTCTGACCTTGTTGAGACTAACTTGGCAGTGAAGAAGGAACCCTATACACTTAGAGTTCCCAGATCTCAACGTGGTGGTGAA GTCATAGAGCCCTTGATTAGTAAGCAGTGGTTTGTCACAATGGAGCCATTGGCTGAAAGGGCCCTCCATGCTGTTGAAAAAGGGCAACTCACTATTCTTCCGGAGAGATTTGAGAAG ATATATAATAATTGGTTAACAAATATAAAAGATTGGTGTATAAGTAGACAATTGTGGTGGGGCCATCGGATACCAGTCTGGTACATCGTTGGAAAGAAATGTGAAGAAGACTATGTTGTTGCCAGAAATGCAGAGGAGGCACTTGCGAAAGCTCAGGAAAAATATGGAAAATCAGTTGAAATATATCAGGATCCTGATGTTCTCGATACTTGGTTCTCAAG TGCTTTATGGCCTTTCAGCACACTTGGTTGGCCAGATGTGTCCAGGGAAGATTTTAAGCATTTTTATCCTGCAACAGTCCTTGAGACCGG CCATGACATTTTATTTTTCTGGGTTGCACGGATGGTTATGATGGGAATTGAGTTTACAGGAACAGTACCATTTTCTTATGTCTATCTACATGGTCTTATCCGGGATTCTGAG GGGCGGAAAATGTCAAAGTCACTGGGGAATGTTATTGACCCCCTAGATACCATGAACGAGTACGGGACAGATGCATTGAGATTTACACTTTGCATGGGCACTGCCGGCCAG GACATTAATCTTTCTACAGAAAGGTTGACATCAAATAAGGCTTTCACCAACAAACTCTGGAATGCAGGCAAATTTTTGTTGCAGAATTTGCCTGAAAGAAGTGATGCTACTGCATGGGATCTCTTATTAGCAAACAAG TTTGACACAGAAGCAGCGCTTCAGCAACTACCATTGCCAGAAGGCTGGGTG GTTACAGGACTACATGAACTTATCGATAAAGTCAGCATAAGCTATGAAAAGTTTTACTTTGGAGATGCAGCTAGAGAAATCTACGATTTCTTTTGGAGCCATTTTGCTGATTG GTATATTGAATCTAGTAAGACTCGTCTCTACCACTCTGGTGATGGTTCAGCTACTATTACGGCACAAAGTGTTCTCTTGTATGTGTTTGAAAACATACTGAAGCTACTGCATCCATTCATGCCCTTCGTCACTGAAGAATTATGGCAG GCATTGCCGTACAGAAAGGATGCACTTATAGTTGCTCCCTGGCCTAGCACCGACCTCCCAAAGAACTTGTTGTCCATCAAAAGATTTCAAAATTTGCAATCGTTG ATAAGAGGAATCAGAAATGTCCGAGCAGAGTATTCTGTCGAGCCAGCTAAACGGATATCAGCTTCTGTTGTTGCCACTGCGGATGTCCTGGAGTACATATCG AAAGAGAAGCAGGTGCTTGCTTTGCTGTCAAAGCTTGACGCACAGAACATAAATTTGACTGAATCACTACCGG GTGATGCAAATCAGTGTGTCCACATTGTTGCTGATGAGGGTCTGGAGGCATACCTACCTTTGGCAGACATGGTTGATGTGTCAGCGGAAGTTGAGCGGCTCTCTAAGCGTCTCTCTAAGTTACAGACAGACTATGACACTTTGTTGGCCCGCCTCAGTTCCCCGAGT TTTGTAGAGAAGGCCCCGGAAAACATTGTTCGTGGAGTTCGTGAGAAGGCATCCGAGGCAGAGGAGAAGATCTCCCTTACTAAGAACCGTCTTACTTTTCTGCAGTCAACAGTTTCCACATAA
- the LOC123188687 gene encoding valine--tRNA ligase, chloroplastic/mitochondrial 2 isoform X2, producing MALAGPSHLLSSSSTLLRRLNPLLFFAHRRPAWTPRRAAHRFCAVVSERDVFTSPEVAKSFDFTSEERIYKWWESQGFFKPNFDRGGDPFVIPMPPANVTGSLHMGHAMFVTLEDIMIRYFRMKGRPALWIPGTDHAGIATQLVVEKMLAAEGIKRADLTQEEFTKRVWEWKEKYGSTITNQIKRLGASCDWTRECFTLDDQLSHAVVEAFIRLHEKGLIYQGSYLVNWSPNLQTAVSDLEVEYSEEPGYLYYMKYRVAGGSRDDFMTIATTRPETLFGDVAIAVNPEDERYAKYVGKLAIVPLTFGRHVPIIADRYVDPEFGTGVLKISPGHDQNDYHIARKLGLPILNVMNKDGTLNDVAGLYSGMDRFEAREKLWSDLVETNLAVKKEPYTLRVPRSQRGGEVIEPLISKQWFVTMEPLAERALHAVEKGQLTILPERFEKIYNNWLTNIKDWCISRQLWWGHRIPVWYIVGKKCEEDYVVARNAEEALAKAQEKYGKSVEIYQDPDVLDTWFSSALWPFSTLGWPDVSREDFKHFYPATVLETGHDILFFWVARMVMMGIEFTGTVPFSYVYLHGLIRDSEGRKMSKSLGNVIDPLDTMNEYGTDALRFTLCMGTAGQDINLSTERLTSNKAFTNKLWNAGKFLLQNLPERSDATAWDLLLANKFDTEAALQQLPLPEGWVVTGLHELIDKVSISYEKFYFGDAAREIYDFFWSHFADWYIESSKTRLYHSGDGSATITAQSVLLYVFENILKLLHPFMPFVTEELWQALPYRKDALIVAPWPSTDLPKNLLSIKRFQNLQSLIRGIRNVRAEYSVEPAKRISASVVATADVLEYISKEKQVLALLSKLDAQNINLTESLPGDANQCVHIVADEGLEAYLPLADMVDVSAEVERLSKRLSKLQTDYDTLLARLSSPSFVEKAPENIVRGVREKASEAEEKISLTKNRLTFLQSTVST from the exons ATGGCGCTTGCAGGCCCCTCCCACCTCCTGTCCTCCTCCTCAACCCTCCTCCGCCGTCTCAACCCGCTGCTCTTCTTCGCCCACCGCCGCCCGGCGTGgaccccgcgccgcgccgcccacaGGTTCTGCGCAG TTGTCTCTGAGAGGGATGTGTTCACCTCCCCTGAAGTCGCTAAGTCGTTCGACTTCACCAGCGAGGAGCGGATTTATAAGTG GTGGGAATCTCAAGGATTCTTTAAGCCTAACTTCGACCGTGGAGGCGATCCATTTGTCATTCCTATGCCACCTGCAAATGTGACTGGATCATTGCATATGGGTCATGCTATGTTTGTTACCCTTGAG GATATAATGATAAGGTATTTCCGTATGAAAGGGAGGCCTGCACTTTGGATACCTGGTACCGACCATGCTGGGATTGCAACTCAG TTAGTTGTGGAAAAGATGTTAGCTGCTGAAGGCATCAAAAGAGCAGATCTTACCCAGGAGGAGTTCACTAAAAGAGTTTGGGAGTGGAAAGAGAA GTATGGGAGCACAATCACTAATCAGATTAAGCGGTTGGGTGCATCTTGTGATTGGACCCGTGAATGCTTCACGCTAGATGATCAACTAAGTC ATGCAGTTGTTGAAGCATTCATTAGGCTTCATGAAAAAGGACTTATATATCAAG GATCTTATTTGGTCAACTGGTCTCCTAACCTGCAGACTGCAGTATCTGACTTA GAAGTTGAATACTCTGAAGAACCTGGCTATTTGTACTATATGAAGTATCGTGTTGCTGGTGGATCGAG GGATGATTTTATGACTATTGCGACAACACGACCTGAGACTCTATTTGGTGATGTTGCGATTGCTGTTAACCCAGAG GATGAGCGCTATGCAAAATATGTTGGAAAATTGGCTATTGTACCCTTGACATTTGGGAGACATGTTCCTATCATTGCTGATCGG TACGTTGATCCAGAATTCGGAACAGGGGTGCTGAAGATTAGCCCTGGACATGATCAGAATGATTATCATATTGCTCGAAAGCTTGGGCTGCCAATTCTTAATGTTATGAACAAAGATGGCACATTAAATGATGTTGCTGGATTATACAG TGGTATGGATCGTTTTGAGGCACGAGAGAAGCTGTGGTCTGACCTTGTTGAGACTAACTTGGCAGTGAAGAAGGAACCCTATACACTTAGAGTTCCCAGATCTCAACGTGGTGGTGAA GTCATAGAGCCCTTGATTAGTAAGCAGTGGTTTGTCACAATGGAGCCATTGGCTGAAAGGGCCCTCCATGCTGTTGAAAAAGGGCAACTCACTATTCTTCCGGAGAGATTTGAGAAG ATATATAATAATTGGTTAACAAATATAAAAGATTGGTGTATAAGTAGACAATTGTGGTGGGGCCATCGGATACCAGTCTGGTACATCGTTGGAAAGAAATGTGAAGAAGACTATGTTGTTGCCAGAAATGCAGAGGAGGCACTTGCGAAAGCTCAGGAAAAATATGGAAAATCAGTTGAAATATATCAGGATCCTGATGTTCTCGATACTTGGTTCTCAAG TGCTTTATGGCCTTTCAGCACACTTGGTTGGCCAGATGTGTCCAGGGAAGATTTTAAGCATTTTTATCCTGCAACAGTCCTTGAGACCGG CCATGACATTTTATTTTTCTGGGTTGCACGGATGGTTATGATGGGAATTGAGTTTACAGGAACAGTACCATTTTCTTATGTCTATCTACATGGTCTTATCCGGGATTCTGAG GGGCGGAAAATGTCAAAGTCACTGGGGAATGTTATTGACCCCCTAGATACCATGAACGAGTACGGGACAGATGCATTGAGATTTACACTTTGCATGGGCACTGCCGGCCAG GACATTAATCTTTCTACAGAAAGGTTGACATCAAATAAGGCTTTCACCAACAAACTCTGGAATGCAGGCAAATTTTTGTTGCAGAATTTGCCTGAAAGAAGTGATGCTACTGCATGGGATCTCTTATTAGCAAACAAG TTTGACACAGAAGCAGCGCTTCAGCAACTACCATTGCCAGAAGGCTGGGTG GTTACAGGACTACATGAACTTATCGATAAAGTCAGCATAAGCTATGAAAAGTTTTACTTTGGAGATGCAGCTAGAGAAATCTACGATTTCTTTTGGAGCCATTTTGCTGATTG GTATATTGAATCTAGTAAGACTCGTCTCTACCACTCTGGTGATGGTTCAGCTACTATTACGGCACAAAGTGTTCTCTTGTATGTGTTTGAAAACATACTGAAGCTACTGCATCCATTCATGCCCTTCGTCACTGAAGAATTATGGCAG GCATTGCCGTACAGAAAGGATGCACTTATAGTTGCTCCCTGGCCTAGCACCGACCTCCCAAAGAACTTGTTGTCCATCAAAAGATTTCAAAATTTGCAATCGTTG ATAAGAGGAATCAGAAATGTCCGAGCAGAGTATTCTGTCGAGCCAGCTAAACGGATATCAGCTTCTGTTGTTGCCACTGCGGATGTCCTGGAGTACATATCG AAAGAGAAGCAGGTGCTTGCTTTGCTGTCAAAGCTTGACGCACAGAACATAAATTTGACTGAATCACTACCGG GTGATGCAAATCAGTGTGTCCACATTGTTGCTGATGAGGGTCTGGAGGCATACCTACCTTTGGCAGACATGGTTGATGTGTCAGCGGAAGTTGAGCGGCTCTCTAAGCGTCTCTCTAAGTTACAGACAGACTATGACACTTTGTTGGCCCGCCTCAGTTCCCCGAGT TTTGTAGAGAAGGCCCCGGAAAACATTGTTCGTGGAGTTCGTGAGAAGGCATCCGAGGCAGAGGAGAAGATCTCCCTTACTAAGAACCGTCTTACTTTTCTGCAGTCAACAGTTTCCACATAA
- the LOC123188687 gene encoding valine--tRNA ligase, chloroplastic/mitochondrial 2 isoform X3 gives MIRYFRMKGRPALWIPGTDHAGIATQLVVEKMLAAEGIKRADLTQEEFTKRVWEWKEKYGSTITNQIKRLGASCDWTRECFTLDDQLSHAVVEAFIRLHEKGLIYQGSYLVNWSPNLQTAVSDLEVEYSEEPGYLYYMKYRVAGGSRDDFMTIATTRPETLFGDVAIAVNPEDERYAKYVGKLAIVPLTFGRHVPIIADRYVDPEFGTGVLKISPGHDQNDYHIARKLGLPILNVMNKDGTLNDVAGLYSGMDRFEAREKLWSDLVETNLAVKKEPYTLRVPRSQRGGEVIEPLISKQWFVTMEPLAERALHAVEKGQLTILPERFEKIYNNWLTNIKDWCISRQLWWGHRIPVWYIVGKKCEEDYVVARNAEEALAKAQEKYGKSVEIYQDPDVLDTWFSSALWPFSTLGWPDVSREDFKHFYPATVLETGHDILFFWVARMVMMGIEFTGTVPFSYVYLHGLIRDSEGRKMSKSLGNVIDPLDTMNEYGTDALRFTLCMGTAGQDINLSTERLTSNKAFTNKLWNAGKFLLQNLPERSDATAWDLLLANKFDTEAALQQLPLPEGWVVTGLHELIDKVSISYEKFYFGDAAREIYDFFWSHFADWYIESSKTRLYHSGDGSATITAQSVLLYVFENILKLLHPFMPFVTEELWQALPYRKDALIVAPWPSTDLPKNLLSIKRFQNLQSLIRGIRNVRAEYSVEPAKRISASVVATADVLEYISKEKQVLALLSKLDAQNINLTESLPGDANQCVHIVADEGLEAYLPLADMVDVSAEVERLSKRLSKLQTDYDTLLARLSSPSFVEKAPENIVRGVREKASEAEEKISLTKNRLTFLQSTVST, from the exons ATGATAAGGTATTTCCGTATGAAAGGGAGGCCTGCACTTTGGATACCTGGTACCGACCATGCTGGGATTGCAACTCAG TTAGTTGTGGAAAAGATGTTAGCTGCTGAAGGCATCAAAAGAGCAGATCTTACCCAGGAGGAGTTCACTAAAAGAGTTTGGGAGTGGAAAGAGAA GTATGGGAGCACAATCACTAATCAGATTAAGCGGTTGGGTGCATCTTGTGATTGGACCCGTGAATGCTTCACGCTAGATGATCAACTAAGTC ATGCAGTTGTTGAAGCATTCATTAGGCTTCATGAAAAAGGACTTATATATCAAG GATCTTATTTGGTCAACTGGTCTCCTAACCTGCAGACTGCAGTATCTGACTTA GAAGTTGAATACTCTGAAGAACCTGGCTATTTGTACTATATGAAGTATCGTGTTGCTGGTGGATCGAG GGATGATTTTATGACTATTGCGACAACACGACCTGAGACTCTATTTGGTGATGTTGCGATTGCTGTTAACCCAGAG GATGAGCGCTATGCAAAATATGTTGGAAAATTGGCTATTGTACCCTTGACATTTGGGAGACATGTTCCTATCATTGCTGATCGG TACGTTGATCCAGAATTCGGAACAGGGGTGCTGAAGATTAGCCCTGGACATGATCAGAATGATTATCATATTGCTCGAAAGCTTGGGCTGCCAATTCTTAATGTTATGAACAAAGATGGCACATTAAATGATGTTGCTGGATTATACAG TGGTATGGATCGTTTTGAGGCACGAGAGAAGCTGTGGTCTGACCTTGTTGAGACTAACTTGGCAGTGAAGAAGGAACCCTATACACTTAGAGTTCCCAGATCTCAACGTGGTGGTGAA GTCATAGAGCCCTTGATTAGTAAGCAGTGGTTTGTCACAATGGAGCCATTGGCTGAAAGGGCCCTCCATGCTGTTGAAAAAGGGCAACTCACTATTCTTCCGGAGAGATTTGAGAAG ATATATAATAATTGGTTAACAAATATAAAAGATTGGTGTATAAGTAGACAATTGTGGTGGGGCCATCGGATACCAGTCTGGTACATCGTTGGAAAGAAATGTGAAGAAGACTATGTTGTTGCCAGAAATGCAGAGGAGGCACTTGCGAAAGCTCAGGAAAAATATGGAAAATCAGTTGAAATATATCAGGATCCTGATGTTCTCGATACTTGGTTCTCAAG TGCTTTATGGCCTTTCAGCACACTTGGTTGGCCAGATGTGTCCAGGGAAGATTTTAAGCATTTTTATCCTGCAACAGTCCTTGAGACCGG CCATGACATTTTATTTTTCTGGGTTGCACGGATGGTTATGATGGGAATTGAGTTTACAGGAACAGTACCATTTTCTTATGTCTATCTACATGGTCTTATCCGGGATTCTGAG GGGCGGAAAATGTCAAAGTCACTGGGGAATGTTATTGACCCCCTAGATACCATGAACGAGTACGGGACAGATGCATTGAGATTTACACTTTGCATGGGCACTGCCGGCCAG GACATTAATCTTTCTACAGAAAGGTTGACATCAAATAAGGCTTTCACCAACAAACTCTGGAATGCAGGCAAATTTTTGTTGCAGAATTTGCCTGAAAGAAGTGATGCTACTGCATGGGATCTCTTATTAGCAAACAAG TTTGACACAGAAGCAGCGCTTCAGCAACTACCATTGCCAGAAGGCTGGGTG GTTACAGGACTACATGAACTTATCGATAAAGTCAGCATAAGCTATGAAAAGTTTTACTTTGGAGATGCAGCTAGAGAAATCTACGATTTCTTTTGGAGCCATTTTGCTGATTG GTATATTGAATCTAGTAAGACTCGTCTCTACCACTCTGGTGATGGTTCAGCTACTATTACGGCACAAAGTGTTCTCTTGTATGTGTTTGAAAACATACTGAAGCTACTGCATCCATTCATGCCCTTCGTCACTGAAGAATTATGGCAG GCATTGCCGTACAGAAAGGATGCACTTATAGTTGCTCCCTGGCCTAGCACCGACCTCCCAAAGAACTTGTTGTCCATCAAAAGATTTCAAAATTTGCAATCGTTG ATAAGAGGAATCAGAAATGTCCGAGCAGAGTATTCTGTCGAGCCAGCTAAACGGATATCAGCTTCTGTTGTTGCCACTGCGGATGTCCTGGAGTACATATCG AAAGAGAAGCAGGTGCTTGCTTTGCTGTCAAAGCTTGACGCACAGAACATAAATTTGACTGAATCACTACCGG GTGATGCAAATCAGTGTGTCCACATTGTTGCTGATGAGGGTCTGGAGGCATACCTACCTTTGGCAGACATGGTTGATGTGTCAGCGGAAGTTGAGCGGCTCTCTAAGCGTCTCTCTAAGTTACAGACAGACTATGACACTTTGTTGGCCCGCCTCAGTTCCCCGAGT TTTGTAGAGAAGGCCCCGGAAAACATTGTTCGTGGAGTTCGTGAGAAGGCATCCGAGGCAGAGGAGAAGATCTCCCTTACTAAGAACCGTCTTACTTTTCTGCAGTCAACAGTTTCCACATAA